The following are encoded in a window of Thermodesulfobacterium geofontis OPF15 genomic DNA:
- a CDS encoding lipopolysaccharide kinase InaA family protein produces MSIIKIEPFEVVSEEVPFFNQIFLVEKRALNLPEPFFEHQKRYKIIKGYIVERRKFFVKEYLSHFEEGDKEWENLFFLKRLGFNVPKPIFRLRTSKQYLLATLALDGTPLSQLLIEDKDQNNFFLKALGELLVRLHKQNLYHQDCYLNHFFWDEKTKTLGFLDVSRILVNPRFSLKYRIKDLAQLGYSFEEYLGKNAPPLFQKFLSYYLDLSEIKLKWLVKSLVKFKVWLIRKRTERARKKGKIL; encoded by the coding sequence ATGAGCATTATTAAAATTGAACCCTTTGAGGTTGTTAGCGAAGAAGTTCCCTTTTTTAATCAAATCTTTTTGGTAGAAAAAAGAGCTCTAAACCTTCCTGAACCTTTTTTTGAACACCAAAAAAGATATAAAATTATTAAAGGTTATATAGTAGAGAGAAGAAAATTTTTTGTGAAAGAATATCTTTCGCACTTTGAAGAAGGGGATAAGGAATGGGAAAATCTCTTTTTTTTAAAAAGGCTTGGTTTTAATGTTCCTAAGCCCATTTTTAGATTAAGGACCTCAAAACAATATCTTTTAGCAACCTTAGCTTTAGATGGGACACCTCTTTCTCAACTTTTAATTGAAGATAAAGATCAGAACAATTTTTTTCTTAAAGCTCTTGGAGAACTTCTTGTTAGGCTTCATAAACAAAACCTTTATCATCAAGATTGCTATTTAAATCATTTTTTTTGGGATGAAAAAACTAAAACCCTTGGGTTTTTGGATGTATCAAGGATTTTGGTTAATCCTCGTTTTTCCTTAAAATATAGAATTAAAGACCTTGCCCAGCTTGGTTATTCTTTTGAGGAATATTTAGGAAAAAATGCCCCTCCTCTCTTTCAAAAATTTTTATCCTATTATTTAGATCTCTCTGAAATTAAGCTAAAATGGCTTGTAAAATCTTTAGTTAAATTTAAAGTTTGGTTAATCAGGAAAAGAACTGAGAGGGCAAGAAAAAAAGGGAAGATTTTATAA
- a CDS encoding tetratricopeptide repeat protein, translating to MDIEELFLEGARILTLKQFDSALEIFNKVLEIDPNHIKALEARAVIYMQKNELELAQNDLEKAISIEPENARLYFRLGQIYYRKKDLDKALELFTKAIDLEPTYPAAYMARSQVLREKGLEEAADLELDKAVAVQRELAKARRVVDF from the coding sequence ATGGATATTGAAGAACTTTTTTTAGAGGGTGCAAGGATCCTTACTTTAAAACAATTTGATTCTGCTTTAGAAATTTTTAATAAAGTTCTTGAAATAGATCCCAATCATATTAAAGCTTTAGAGGCAAGAGCAGTTATTTATATGCAAAAAAATGAATTAGAGCTTGCTCAAAATGATTTAGAAAAAGCAATTAGTATAGAGCCAGAAAATGCAAGACTTTATTTTCGTTTAGGACAGATTTATTATAGAAAAAAGGATCTTGATAAAGCATTGGAATTATTTACTAAAGCCATTGACCTTGAACCTACTTATCCAGCAGCTTATATGGCAAGAAGTCAAGTTTTAAGAGAAAAGGGACTTGAAGAGGCAGCAGATTTAGAATTAGATAAGGCAGTAGCTGTACAAAGAGAACTTGCCAAAGCAAGAAGAGTTGTAGATTTTTAG
- a CDS encoding CofH family radical SAM protein produces MLWFEEELNFEEDKSFILEETFKKNKELEKIAERVLNLEPIDFESALKLYREGDLFFLGELARKAKEKLHGKKYYYTINRHINYTNICAIDCKFCGYHKRLGEEGGYTLEIDEILKTLKETPELREVHIVGGLNPKLPYEYYIDLIRKIRSAFPEIHIRAYTCVEIDWLSKISGKSVKEVLEELKSAGLNSIPGGGAEVFSERIRTELYPKKISSERWIEIAKTAHSLNIPTNATLLFGHIETDEEIIEHLIKLREIQEETKGFYCFVPLAFIPEGNSLSYLPGPSAHKILKVIAISRIILNNFPHIKAYWVFLGVKLAQVALLWGADHFHGTVIEEKISELMKGEPVIRLSPLEIQRLIREIGGEPVLL; encoded by the coding sequence ATGTTGTGGTTTGAAGAAGAGCTTAATTTTGAAGAAGATAAAAGTTTTATTTTGGAAGAAACTTTCAAAAAAAATAAAGAATTAGAAAAAATTGCAGAAAGGGTTTTAAATTTAGAGCCCATAGATTTTGAGTCTGCTCTAAAACTTTATAGAGAAGGAGATCTTTTCTTTTTAGGAGAGCTTGCAAGAAAGGCAAAAGAAAAGCTACATGGTAAAAAATACTATTACACCATAAATAGGCATATTAACTATACTAATATTTGTGCTATTGATTGTAAATTTTGCGGATATCATAAAAGGTTAGGGGAAGAGGGAGGTTATACTTTAGAAATTGATGAAATTTTAAAAACACTAAAAGAAACTCCAGAATTAAGAGAAGTTCACATTGTAGGAGGCTTAAATCCTAAACTTCCCTATGAATATTACATAGATTTAATTCGCAAGATAAGATCTGCCTTTCCTGAAATTCATATAAGAGCTTATACTTGTGTAGAGATAGATTGGTTGAGTAAAATTTCTGGGAAATCTGTTAAAGAAGTATTGGAGGAGTTAAAATCTGCAGGGCTTAATTCAATTCCTGGGGGAGGGGCTGAAGTTTTTTCAGAAAGAATAAGAACTGAGCTTTATCCCAAAAAAATATCTTCTGAAAGATGGATTGAGATCGCTAAAACTGCCCATAGTCTAAATATTCCAACTAATGCTACTTTACTTTTTGGGCATATAGAAACAGATGAAGAAATAATAGAGCATCTTATAAAATTAAGAGAAATACAAGAAGAAACAAAAGGTTTTTATTGTTTTGTTCCTTTGGCTTTTATTCCCGAAGGAAATAGCCTTTCCTATCTTCCAGGACCTTCAGCACATAAAATTTTAAAGGTTATTGCTATTTCTCGCATAATTTTGAACAATTTTCCACATATTAAGGCTTATTGGGTATTTTTGGGGGTAAAGCTTGCTCAAGTAGCTCTCCTTTGGGGAGCAGATCATTTTCATGGAACAGTAATTGAAGAAAAAATAAGTGAGTTAATGAAGGGAGAGCCAGTTATCCGTCTTTCTCCCCTTGAAATACAAAGACTAATTAGAGAAATCGGCGGAGAACCAGTTTTGTTGTAA
- a CDS encoding PD-(D/E)XK nuclease family protein, giving the protein MNQALFIPSNSHFLKTLTNFFLDKHSLDDIKTLKVWCIFPTKRSGLYFKNYLKEKLKLKKIEAGFFPRIYSFEEFIEALYTNLISSPFPQVPSILRVFVFLEVLSKRLNFFSKKEEDNFEKYFNWGIKFLEVFEEFEKEGKIPENLLYPPEGLPELAKKLFEELKTTYLEFSSLIEEKGFSYYSYRLKKVRDVLKEEKVFNNNIFNEINEVWFIGFAALRRVEVEILKYFKEKFKSYFFIFEAYEPIPSIIRDTLKALELDYKWISPDYYEKKEIKDPQIYFYETTDPHLEVKSALEFIPESLKNPDEIVIVVPNPFNLLPLIYTLEGKENPIEVNITLQYPITKIPLNQFLKNLIRAQKEREEKFYPTQVYLKILKHPYFLALEFEGGISFQKIIKEIEDELRKIGYLKITLDEVENLVPKYRDYLEKIHKIFFRNWESIKTPFEFSENLKNILNFFEPLFEKLKDEDSWHSILLRNYIHVLETKIFPIFEEETYLKDKSFSGSFLLEILEYLLKEEKIPFIGDPLKGLQIMGFLETRLLSFKKVIILDVNEGFLPPAPSFNPLLTDEIKIYLGIPIFRNELWVYYFERLIKSAEEVHLFYIFVEKGKTQEFREPSRFIQKLKWELEKEEKKPNEKLIPLYFEILPEKEGIPKTKEIKQSLLDLIKTTEISRYFLETYLRCGVKFYFKYLLKLKEETKIGLRSFDIGNFIHEFFENIFRELEGKEVLMENVYKENEVLEKLENLWLSYKFERKMDALSHFLSKKIAVETIRKYFNYLIDKERAGEIKSTKILGVERSLKLLTECNLFDPSYEEFRNFKVLFSGRTDFLIKRKEGITKYLILDFKSNPDIRPYSGKEKIDKMFSFSLSDKFDNLSLYEVADIFGSDLSGFQPRFYYYLFYQQKEKFITENDKEFVVINAGFITPSDFKNPEKFVFNLSKRGEWAKIYDYFKNRFKNLLEWILNHIIISDKFYLPADDNICKYCEYKAPCKNYRYLLE; this is encoded by the coding sequence ATGAACCAAGCTCTCTTCATCCCGTCCAACTCTCACTTTTTAAAAACCTTAACTAATTTCTTTTTAGATAAACATTCCTTAGATGACATAAAAACTCTTAAAGTTTGGTGTATTTTTCCTACTAAAAGATCAGGGCTTTATTTTAAAAATTATCTTAAAGAAAAACTTAAATTAAAAAAAATTGAGGCAGGCTTTTTTCCAAGAATTTACTCTTTTGAGGAATTTATAGAAGCTCTTTATACGAATTTGATTAGCTCCCCCTTTCCTCAAGTTCCTTCTATACTTAGAGTTTTTGTTTTTCTTGAGGTCCTGAGTAAAAGATTAAATTTTTTTTCTAAAAAAGAAGAGGATAATTTTGAAAAGTATTTTAACTGGGGAATAAAGTTTTTAGAAGTTTTTGAAGAATTTGAAAAAGAAGGAAAGATTCCAGAAAATTTGCTTTATCCTCCAGAGGGTCTTCCAGAATTAGCTAAAAAACTTTTTGAAGAATTAAAAACTACCTATTTAGAATTTTCCTCTCTTATAGAGGAAAAAGGTTTTTCTTATTATTCTTATAGATTAAAAAAAGTAAGAGATGTCCTTAAGGAAGAAAAAGTCTTTAATAATAATATTTTTAATGAGATAAATGAAGTATGGTTTATTGGTTTTGCAGCCTTAAGGAGAGTAGAGGTTGAGATTTTAAAATATTTTAAAGAAAAATTTAAAAGTTATTTTTTTATTTTTGAAGCCTATGAGCCTATTCCTTCAATAATTAGGGATACTCTTAAAGCTCTTGAGCTTGATTATAAATGGATATCTCCTGATTATTATGAAAAAAAAGAAATTAAAGACCCTCAAATTTACTTTTATGAAACTACAGATCCCCATTTAGAGGTTAAGTCAGCTTTAGAGTTTATTCCTGAGAGTCTTAAAAATCCTGATGAAATAGTTATAGTGGTTCCTAATCCCTTTAATTTACTTCCTCTTATTTATACTTTGGAGGGGAAAGAGAATCCTATAGAAGTGAATATAACCCTTCAGTATCCAATCACTAAAATCCCTTTAAATCAATTTCTAAAAAATCTTATTAGAGCACAAAAAGAAAGAGAAGAAAAATTTTATCCCACTCAGGTGTATTTAAAAATTCTTAAACATCCTTATTTTTTAGCACTTGAATTCGAAGGAGGTATTTCTTTTCAAAAAATTATAAAAGAAATAGAAGATGAACTGAGGAAAATAGGGTATCTTAAAATAACCCTTGATGAAGTTGAAAATTTAGTTCCTAAATACAGAGATTATTTAGAAAAAATTCACAAGATCTTTTTTAGAAATTGGGAAAGCATAAAAACCCCTTTTGAATTTTCTGAGAATCTAAAAAATATTTTAAATTTTTTTGAACCTCTTTTTGAAAAACTAAAAGATGAAGATTCTTGGCATTCAATTCTTTTGAGAAATTACATACATGTTCTTGAAACAAAGATTTTTCCTATATTTGAAGAGGAGACCTATTTAAAAGATAAAAGTTTTTCAGGAAGTTTTCTTTTAGAGATTTTAGAATATCTCCTTAAAGAAGAGAAAATTCCTTTTATAGGGGATCCATTAAAAGGGCTTCAAATTATGGGATTTTTAGAAACAAGGCTTCTTTCTTTTAAAAAAGTTATTATTTTGGATGTAAACGAAGGTTTTTTGCCCCCTGCTCCTTCTTTTAATCCCCTTCTTACAGATGAGATAAAAATTTACCTTGGCATTCCTATTTTTAGAAATGAATTATGGGTTTATTATTTTGAAAGGCTTATCAAGAGTGCAGAAGAAGTTCATCTTTTTTATATTTTTGTAGAAAAAGGTAAAACTCAAGAATTTAGAGAACCTTCAAGATTTATTCAAAAACTAAAATGGGAACTTGAAAAAGAAGAAAAAAAGCCTAATGAGAAATTAATTCCTCTTTATTTTGAAATCCTTCCTGAAAAAGAAGGAATTCCTAAAACTAAAGAAATAAAACAAAGTCTTTTAGATCTTATTAAAACTACAGAAATAAGTAGATACTTTTTAGAAACCTACCTTAGATGCGGAGTGAAGTTTTATTTTAAATACCTTTTAAAGTTAAAAGAAGAAACAAAAATAGGTTTAAGGTCTTTTGATATTGGTAATTTTATTCATGAATTTTTTGAAAATATTTTTAGAGAATTAGAAGGAAAGGAAGTATTAATGGAAAATGTTTATAAAGAAAATGAAGTTTTAGAAAAACTTGAAAATCTTTGGCTTTCTTACAAGTTTGAGAGAAAGATGGATGCTCTTTCGCATTTTCTTTCTAAAAAAATTGCTGTAGAAACTATTAGAAAATATTTCAATTATCTTATTGATAAAGAGAGAGCTGGGGAAATCAAAAGCACAAAAATTTTAGGTGTAGAAAGATCCTTAAAGCTACTTACTGAGTGTAATTTATTTGATCCCTCCTATGAGGAGTTTAGAAATTTTAAAGTTCTTTTTAGTGGAAGAACTGACTTTTTAATTAAGAGAAAAGAAGGAATTACTAAATATCTTATTCTTGATTTTAAAAGTAATCCTGATATTAGGCCTTATTCTGGTAAAGAAAAAATTGATAAAATGTTCTCTTTTTCACTTTCTGACAAGTTTGATAATTTATCTCTTTATGAGGTGGCAGATATTTTTGGTTCAGATCTTTCTGGTTTTCAGCCTCGATTTTATTATTATCTTTTTTATCAACAAAAAGAAAAATTCATTACTGAAAATGATAAAGAGTTTGTGGTGATAAATGCAGGTTTTATAACCCCTTCTGACTTTAAAAACCCTGAAAAATTTGTTTTTAATCTTTCTAAAAGAGGTGAGTGGGCAAAGATTTATGACTATTTTAAGAACAGATTTAAAAATTTGCTTGAATGGATCTTAAATCACATTATAATAAGTGATAAATTTTATCTCCCAGCTGATGATAATATTTGTAAATACTGTGAATATAAGGCTCCCTGCAAGAATTATAGATATCTTTTAGAGTAA
- a CDS encoding PD-(D/E)XK nuclease family protein: protein MALKFNQSKVSLRLLKEKSDSIILGEILHNIWELLLSHKENVFSLPLDSEEFKSEIEIYIKKALASYQEPLPQRKYLLERAFNIIKNMFKSEEFQKFKELFVESEVLAVYKEPEGFFVEEDQIQDLRPDLIIKKPNEWIILEFKLHREFEESQLERYFSLLKKVFPNDNIKVYLISFEPFKIELKYCKISKPDEPSSLHPVQLSLFKNLN, encoded by the coding sequence ATGGCATTAAAATTTAATCAAAGCAAAGTTTCTTTAAGACTTCTAAAAGAAAAGAGTGACTCCATAATATTAGGAGAAATTTTACATAATATTTGGGAACTCCTTTTGAGTCATAAAGAAAATGTCTTTTCTTTGCCTTTAGATTCAGAAGAATTTAAGAGCGAAATAGAAATTTATATAAAAAAGGCTTTAGCCTCTTATCAAGAGCCCCTTCCACAAAGAAAATATCTTTTAGAGAGAGCATTTAATATTATAAAAAATATGTTTAAAAGTGAAGAATTTCAGAAATTTAAAGAGCTTTTTGTAGAAAGTGAAGTTTTAGCTGTATATAAAGAGCCAGAAGGATTTTTTGTAGAAGAAGATCAGATTCAGGATTTAAGACCAGATTTAATAATAAAGAAACCTAATGAATGGATTATTCTTGAATTTAAACTTCACAGGGAGTTTGAGGAAAGTCAATTGGAAAGATATTTTTCTTTGTTGAAAAAAGTATTCCCCAATGATAATATAAAAGTATACTTAATTTCTTTTGAACCTTTTAAAATTGAATTAAAGTATTGTAAAATAAGTAAACCAGATGAACCAAGCTCTCTTCATCCCGTCCAACTCTCACTTTTTAAAAACCTTAACTAA
- a CDS encoding glycosyltransferase family 2 protein, translating to MSNYKLSILIPTYNRLDLFKETLNSILPQAQGKPVHIAIVDDGSTEGNYEYALELSKKYPFIEIARHEKNLGVGVARNTLLGLAKGDYLIFFDSDDLLLDRGLEKMLDLIDSEIAEVYVLNTYREKGKKLKFKIFPEDKTEKKLLKAFLEGKFSEALYLVKSDIAKKFSFSSNLRVMEDLPYQGKLILHSKIKIINQPFAIKRDHPQRLRKVSDYYFQNAIDAIEDLFKRLPSEYQCFKPFAYAKTYLDLGKRAYLNSDLAKAKDFLKKAIECYPKIRKDFKYWKLRFKILFKNFLKK from the coding sequence ATGAGTAATTATAAACTTTCCATTCTTATCCCTACTTACAATCGGCTGGATCTTTTTAAAGAAACCCTTAATTCAATCCTTCCACAAGCTCAAGGAAAACCTGTGCATATAGCTATAGTTGATGATGGCTCAACCGAAGGAAACTATGAGTATGCTTTAGAGTTAAGTAAGAAATATCCCTTTATTGAAATAGCGAGGCATGAAAAGAACTTGGGGGTTGGAGTAGCAAGAAATACCCTTCTTGGATTAGCTAAAGGAGATTATTTAATTTTCTTTGATTCTGATGACTTACTTCTTGATAGGGGTTTAGAGAAAATGTTAGATCTTATTGATTCTGAAATTGCTGAGGTTTATGTTTTAAATACTTACCGTGAGAAAGGAAAAAAGCTAAAGTTTAAAATTTTCCCAGAGGATAAAACAGAAAAAAAACTACTTAAAGCTTTTCTTGAGGGGAAATTTTCTGAAGCTTTATATTTAGTGAAATCTGATATAGCAAAAAAGTTTTCCTTTTCTTCCAATTTAAGAGTTATGGAGGATTTACCTTATCAAGGAAAATTGATTCTTCATTCCAAAATAAAAATAATTAATCAACCTTTTGCTATAAAAAGAGATCACCCTCAAAGATTAAGAAAGGTTTCAGATTATTATTTTCAAAATGCCATAGATGCAATTGAAGACCTTTTTAAGAGACTCCCTTCTGAGTATCAATGCTTTAAGCCTTTTGCCTATGCTAAAACTTATCTTGACCTTGGGAAAAGAGCTTATTTAAATAGTGATTTAGCAAAGGCTAAAGATTTTCTTAAGAAGGCAATAGAATGCTATCCAAAAATAAGAAAAGATTTTAAATATTGGAAGCTTAGGTTTAAAATCCTCTTCAAAAATTTTTTGAAAAAATGA
- a CDS encoding branched-chain amino acid aminotransferase gives MEIEINLAEPEKRKVSQFEELPFGKIFTPHMFIMKYEENKGWHSPKIQPFSNIELHPAAIVLHYSQTVFEGLKAYYGIDGKIRLFRVWDHIARLNRSAERLCIPQVDPEFVFKAIKTLILIDKDWIPKKKGSALYIRPLIFATQPNLGLKISSEYLFIIILSPVGAYYKEGFNPVKIYVTTEYIRACPGGTGEVKTGGNYAASLKAQELAQKKGYTQVLWLDAKEKKYVEEVGSMNIFFYFDNELATPALTGSILPGITRDSVLKLAPQLGIPTKERRISIDEIIESIENKTLKECFGTGTAAVISPVGEICYKDKSYIINEGKTGELTRKLFEYITGIQYGEKEDPFNWTVIVED, from the coding sequence ATGGAAATAGAAATTAATTTAGCTGAGCCTGAAAAAAGGAAAGTTTCTCAATTTGAGGAACTACCTTTTGGGAAAATTTTCACTCCTCATATGTTTATAATGAAATATGAAGAAAATAAAGGATGGCACTCACCTAAAATACAACCCTTTTCTAATATAGAATTACATCCTGCTGCTATAGTTTTGCATTATTCCCAAACAGTTTTTGAAGGATTAAAAGCCTATTATGGAATTGATGGTAAAATAAGACTTTTTCGTGTATGGGATCATATTGCAAGACTTAATCGCTCTGCTGAAAGACTTTGTATCCCTCAAGTTGACCCTGAATTTGTTTTTAAAGCAATTAAAACTCTTATTTTAATTGATAAAGATTGGATACCAAAGAAAAAAGGGTCAGCTCTTTATATAAGACCTCTCATTTTTGCTACTCAACCTAATCTCGGTCTAAAAATAAGTTCTGAGTATCTTTTTATTATAATTCTGTCTCCTGTTGGAGCTTATTATAAAGAAGGATTTAATCCAGTTAAAATTTATGTAACTACTGAATATATAAGGGCTTGCCCTGGAGGAACTGGGGAGGTTAAAACAGGTGGAAATTATGCTGCCAGTCTCAAAGCTCAAGAACTGGCACAAAAAAAGGGATATACCCAGGTTCTTTGGCTTGATGCCAAAGAAAAAAAATATGTAGAAGAAGTGGGAAGTATGAACATCTTTTTTTATTTCGATAATGAACTTGCAACCCCTGCTTTAACAGGTTCTATTTTACCAGGTATTACAAGAGATTCAGTTTTAAAATTAGCTCCCCAATTAGGTATCCCTACAAAAGAAAGAAGAATCTCTATAGATGAGATAATAGAAAGTATTGAAAATAAGACCTTAAAAGAATGCTTTGGAACAGGAACAGCTGCAGTAATAAGTCCGGTAGGAGAAATTTGTTATAAGGACAAATCTTATATCATAAATGAAGGTAAAACCGGGGAACTTACCAGAAAGTTATTTGAATACATTACAGGAATCCAATATGGAGAAAAAGAGGATCCCTTTAACTGGACTGTTATTGTAGAAGACTAA